The Arachis hypogaea cultivar Tifrunner chromosome 16, arahy.Tifrunner.gnm2.J5K5, whole genome shotgun sequence genome contains a region encoding:
- the LOC112756880 gene encoding uncharacterized protein, with translation MAKQKAIAQIYGDWEESYNLIPRWIIEVQIYMSRTIAMLRTSHVRAGNTTDGTRVFFHRLFLTFPPCDEAFKYYKSLISTDGIHLYGKYGGTLLMAIAQDENSNILLVAFGLVEGVNTDS, from the coding sequence ATGGCTAAGCAAAAGGCGATTGCACAGATATATGGAGATTGGGAGGAGTCTTACAACCTGATTCCAAGGTGGATCATCGAGGTTCAGATATATATGTCTCGCACTATAGCAATGTTGCGCACTTCACATGTTAGGGCAGGTAACACAACCGATGGAACGAGGGTTTTTTTTCATCGATTATTTTTGACGTTTCCTCCATGTGATGAGGCCTTCAAATATTACAAGTCACTAATATCTACTGATGGTATTCATTTATATGGCAAGTATGGAGGTACTTTACTGATGGCAATTGCACAAGATGAAAACTCAAACATTCTCCTTGTTGCATTTGGGTTAGTCGAGGGCGTGAACACGGATTCGTGA
- the LOC112754090 gene encoding soluble inorganic pyrophosphatase 1, with translation MSKKDEESKDNRQAPKLNERILSSLSRRSVAAHPWHDLDIGPDAPKIFNCVVEITKGSKVKYELDKKTGMIKVDRILYSSVVYPHNYGFIPRTLCDDNDPLDVLVLMQEPVLPGCFLRARAIGLMPMIDQGEKDDKIIAVCADDPEYKHYTDFKELPPHRLTEIKRFFEDYKKNENKEVAVNEFLPAATAFEAVQSSMDLYGEYIMQSLGR, from the exons ATGAGTAAAAAGGATGAAGAATCCAAAGATAACCGCCAGGCACCAAAGTTGAATGAAAGGATCCTTTCATCACTGTCAAGGAGATCAGTAGCTGCACATCCTTGGCATGATCTTGATATTG GACCTGATGCTCCCAAAATTTTCAACTGT GTTGTGGAAATCACCAAGGGAAGCAAGGTGAAGTATGAACTGGATAAAAAGACCGGAATGATTAAG GTTGATCGGATTTTGTATTCATCGGTTGTGTATCCTCATAACTATGGTTTCATTCCTCGCACACTCTGTGATGACAATGATCCCCTTGATGTCTTGGTCCTCATGCAG GAGCCAGTTCTTCCTGGTTGTTTCCTGAGAGCCAGGGCCATTGGACTGATGCCTATGATCGACCAG GGAGAGAAGGATGACAAGATAATTGCAGTATGCGCAGATGATCCAGAGTATAAGCACTACACTGACTTCAAAGAACTTCCGCCTCATCGTCTCACTGAGATCAAACGCTTCTTTGAAGATTACAAGAAGAATGAGAACAAGGAGGTTGCTGTCAATGAGTTCTTGCCTGCAGCCACTGCTTTTGAAGCCGTCCAGTCCTCAAT GGACCTTTATGGAGAGTATATTATGCAATCCCTGGGGCGATAG
- the LOC112758581 gene encoding endoribonuclease Dicer homolog 1, whose product MEGGNRVPGSGEGDPSYWLDACEDISCDFIDFDVSSIVSEQPDNASNQDFFGGIDRILDSIKNGGGLPLDAESNSNAPAEPAAAAAPPPPQQPWLPHDAPPSAAAHSKLQHSLTPLPASNGSAKNELVAEKHGRTADAFQHPRAETNGCNKLLNGNDEGRVLVGCFVENGGLSRGRDQLREYDVDGEERYCKRARLGNYKNDRHYSGRVNYQFKEKERCFNRKRPRDSRDEIDVRRDKDSSRKKEHYGNCGWRDVRDRDWRDREQRGYWERDKLGSNDMVFRMGTWEADRDREEKMANDTKQESNGKLDKTSEEAKERVPEEKARQYQLDVLEQAKTKNTIAFLETGAGKTLIAVLLIKSIHESLQKQNKKMLAVFLVPKVPLVYQQAEVIRERTGYQVGHYCGEMGQDFWDARRWQREFDTKHVLVMTAQILLNILRHSIIKMEAINLLILDECHHAVKKHPYSLVMSEFYHTTPKENRPSVFGMTASPVNLKGVSSQVDCAIKIRNLESKLDSIVCTIKDRKELERHVPMPSEVVVEYDKAGSLCYLHEQIKQMEVEVEEAAKSSSRRSKWQFMGARDAGAKEELRQVYGVSERTESDGAANLIQKLRAINYALGELGQWCAFKVAQSFLAALQNDERANYQLDVKFQESYLSKVVSLLKCQLSEGAVSDKHAEVDDSKHETTCNGTEPEEIEEGELPDSHVVSGGEHVDVIIGAAVADGKVTPKVQALIKILLKYQNTEDFRAIIFVERVVSALVLPKVFAELPSLSFVKCASLIGHNNSQEMRTYQMQDTIAKFRDGRVTLLVATSVAEEGLDIRQCNVVIRFDLAKTVLAYIQSRGRARKPGSDYILMVERGNLSHEAFLRNARNSEETLRKEAIERTDLSHLKDTSRLISVDTRPGTVYQVKSTGAVVSLNSAVGLIHFYCSQLPSDRYSILRPEFIMEKHEKPGCPTEYSCKLQLPCNAPFENLEGPICSSMRLAQQAVCLAACKKLHEMGAFTDMLLPDKGSGGEREKAEQNDEGDPLPGTARHREFYPEGVADTLKGEWILSGKDAYNNSKLFHLYMYSVECENVGISKDPFLTQVSDFAVLFGNELDAEVLSMSMDLFIARTVTTKASLVFRGSIDISESQLATLKSFHVRLMSIVLDVDVEPSTTPWDPAKAYLFVPMISDKSVDPVKQIDWFLVETIIGSDAWKNPLQKARPDVYLGTNERTLGGDRREYGFGKLRHGMVFGQKAHPTYGIRGAVAQFDVVKASGLVPNRDAMQTQKHISLTTKGKLMMADTCTNAEDLVGKIVTAAHSGKRFYVDSIRYDMSAENSFPRKEGYLGPLEYSSYADYYKQKYGVDLIYKQQPLIRGRGVSYCKNLLSPRFEHSEAHEGESEESHDKTYYVFLPPELCLVHPLPGSLVRGAQRLPSIMRRVESMLLAVQLRNMINYPVQALKILEALTAASCQETFCYERAELLGDAYLKWVVSRFLFLKYPQKHEGQLTRMRQQMVSNMVLYQYALSKGLQSYIQADRFAPSRWAAPGVLPVFDEDTKDGESTLFDQDTSISNTERMDCHTDEYEDELEDGELESDSSSYRVLSSKTLADVVEALIGVYYVQGGKSAANHLMNWIGIQIEFDPDEMDCARKPFNVPESILRSVDFDALEGALNMKFKDRGLLVEAITHASRPSSGVSCYQRLEFVGDAVLDHLITRHLFFTYTNLPPGRLTDLRAAAVNNENFARVAVKHNLHVHLRHGSSALEKQIKEFVKEVQDELSKPGFNSFGLGDCKAPKVLGDIVESIAGSIFLDSGRDTTIVWKVFQPLLHPMVTPETLPMHPVRELQERCQQQAEGLEYRASRVGNLATVEVFIDGVQVGAAQNPQKKMAQKLAARNALAALKEKEVAKNQKNDENGKKNGNQTFTRQTLNDICLRRNWPMPFYRCVNEGGPAHAKRFTFAVRVNTTDRGWTDECVGEPMPSVKKAKDSAAVLLLELLNKLYS is encoded by the exons ATGGAGGGTGGGAATAGGGTTCCGGGGTCAGGGGAGGGTGACCCTTCTTACTGGCTGGACGCCTGTGAGGACATATCATGCGATTTCATTGATTTTGATGTGTCTTCAATTGTGTCTGAGCAGCCTGACAACGCTTCCAACCAGGATTTCTTTGGTGGGATTGATCGAATCCTTGATAGCATAAAGAATGGTGGTGGCCTCCCGCTTGATGCCGAATCCAATTCCAATGCTCCTGCTGAACCAGCTGCAGCagcagcaccaccaccaccacaacaaCCATGGTTGCCTCATGATGCCCCTCCTTCTGCAGCAGCACACTCCAAGCTGCAGCACTCTCTGACTCCACTTCCTGCCTCCAATGGTTCCGCGAAGAATGAATTGGTTGCAGAGAAGCATGGTCGCACGGCAGATGCTTTTCAGCATCCACGGGCTGAAACTAACGGCTGCAATAAGTTGTTGAATGGTAATGATGAAGGGAGAGTTTTGGTTGGTTGTTTTGTGGAAAACGGAGGCCTGAGCAGAGGGCGCGATCAGTTGAGGGAATATGATGTTGATGGTGAAGAGAGATACTGCAAAAGGGCGAGGCTTGGCAACTATAAGAATGACAGACATTATTCTGGTAGAGTTAATTATCAATTCAAGGAGAAAGAGAGATGTTTTAATAGGAAGAGGCCTCGAGATAGTAGAGATGAGATTGATGTTAGGAGGGACAAAGATAGTAGCAGGAAAAAAGAACATTATGGCAATTGTGGCTGGAGAGATGTTAGAGATAGGGATTGGAGGGATAGAGAGCAGAGGGGTTACTGGGAGAGGGATAAATTGGGTTCTAATGACATGGTTTTTCGCATGGGCACTTGGGAAGCCGATAGGGATCGAGAAGAGAAAATGGCTAATGACACAAAACAGGAAAGCAATGGAAAGCTTGACAAGACATCTGAGGAGGCTAAGGAGAGGGTTCCTGAGGAGAAAGCTAGACAGTATCAATTGGATGTTCTTGAGCAGGCAAAGACGAAGAATACTATAGCTTTTCTTGAAACTGGAGCAGGGAAGACCCTCATTGCAGTTCTTCTCATCAAAAGTATACACGAGAGTTTGCaaaagcaaaataagaaaatgcttGCAGTATTTTTAGTTCCAAAAGTCCCACTTGTTTACCAG CAAGCTGAAGTAATTCGTGAGCGGACTGGCTATCAAGTGGGTCATTACTGTGGAGAAATGGGTCAGGATTTCTGGGATGCTCGAAGGTGGCAGCGTGAATTCGACACTAAACAT GTCTTAGTCATGACAGCTCAAATTCTTCTGAACATCTTGAGGCATAGCATCATTAAAATGGAAGCAATCAATCTCCTAATTCTTGATGAGTGCCATCATGCTGTTAAGAAACATCCATATTCGCTGGTGATGTCTGAGTTCTACCACACAACTCCTAAAGAGAACAGGCCATCTGTATTTGGAATGACTGCTTCTCCTGTAAACTTGAAGG GAGTCTCCAGCCAAGTAGATTGTGCAATAAAAATTCGAAATCTTGAGAGCAAGCTGGATTCAATAGTTTGTACCATTAAAGATCGCAAGGAGCTGGAGAGACATGTGCCCATGCCCTCTGAAGTTGTGGTGGAGTATGACAAAGCCGGCAGTTTATGTTATCTACATGAGCAAATAAAGCAGATggaggttgaagttgaagaagctgcAAAATCGAGTTCAAGGAGAAGCAAATGGCAGTTTATGGGAGCTAGAGATGCTGGCGCAAAGGAGGAGCTGCGACAAGTATATGGTGTTTCTGAGAGAACAGAAAGTGATGGAGCTGCAAACCTAATTCAGAAGTTGAGAGCTATCAATTATGCACTTGGTGAACTGGGGCAGTGGTGTGCATTTAAG GTTGCACAATCTTTTCTAGCAGCTTTGCAGAATGATGAAAGGGCTAACTACCAACTAGATGTCAAGTTTCAGGAATCTTATCTTAGCAAAGTTGTCTCTCTTCTGAAATGTCAGTTGTCAGAGGGTGCAGTTTCTGACAAACATGCTGAAGTTGATGACTCAAAGCATGAAACAACTTGCAATGGGACTGAACCTGAAGAGATTGAGGAAGGAGAACTTCCAGACAGTCATG TTGTCTCTGGTGGGGAGCATGTGGATGTCATAATAGGAGCAGCTGTGGCTGATGGAAAGGTGACCCCCAAGGTGCAGGCACTCATCAAAATACTACTGAAGTATCAGAACACAGAAGACTTCCGTGCAATCATCTTTGTTGAGCGTGTTGTGTCTGCATTAGTTCTACCCAAG GTCTTTGCAGAGCTCCCATCTCTTAGTTTTGTGAAATGTGCAAGCTTGATTGGTCACAACAATAGTCAGGAAATGCGGACCTACCAAATGCAGGATACAATTGCCAAGTTCCGTGATGGGAGG GTTACATTGTTAGTTGCTACTAGTGTTGCTGAAGAAGGGCTTGATATCCGGCAATGCAATGTCGTTATTCGCTTTGACCTTGCAAAGACTGTTCTGGCATACATTCAATCTAGGGGTCGTGCTAGAAAGCCTGGGTCTGATTACATCCTGATGGTTGAGAG GGGAAATTTGTCACATGAAGCATTCCTTAGGAATGCAAGAAACAGCGAGGAGACCTTACGCAAAGAAGCAATAGAGAGAACAGACCTTAGTCATCTGAAAGACACTTCAAGATTGATTTCAGTAGATACCCGACCGGGAACAGTTTACCAGGTCAAGTCAACCGGGGCAGTTGTGAGCTTAAATTCTGCTGTAGGTCTTATCCACTTCTACTGTTCCCAACTACCAAGCGACAG GTATTCAATTCTTCGCCCTGAGTTTATCATGGAGAAGCATGAAAAACCAGGATGTCCCACTGAATATTCTTGCAAGCTTCAACTACCTTGTAATGCACCATTTGAAAATCTTGAGGGTCCTATCTGCAGTTCAATGCGTCTGGCACAACAG GCTGTTTGTCTGGCTGCTTGCAAGAAATTGCATGAGATGGGAGCATTCACTGACATGCTATTGCCGGACAAAGGAAGTGGGGGAGAAAGAGAAAAGGCTGAGCAAAATGATGAAGGGGATCCACTTCCAGGGACTGCTAGACACAGGGAGTTCTATCCTGAAGGTGTGGCTGACACACTGAAG GGAGAATGGATCTTATCTGGAAAAGATGCTTACAACAATTCCAAATTGTTTCATCTTTATATGTATTCCGTGGAGTGCGAAAATGTAGGAATTTCAAAGGATCCGTTCTTAACTCAAGTTTCAGATTTTGCAGTACTTTTTGGCAATGAGCTGGATGCAGAG GTGTTATCGATGTCAATGGATCTATTTATCGCTCGAACTGTGACTACAAAGGCATCTCTTGTCTTTAGAGGGTCAATAGATATCAGTGAGAGTCAG TTGGCGACCTTGAAAAGCTTTCATGTAAGGTTAATGAGCATTGTCTTGGATGTGGATGTTGAACCTTCTACCACTCCTTGGGATCCCGCAAAAGCATATTTATTTGTCCCAATGATTAGCGATAAGTCTGTAGATCCTGTGAAACAAATTGATTGGTTTCTGGTCGAGACAATAATTGGATCGGATGCATGGAAAAATCCCCTCCAGAAGGCTCGGCCAGATGTTTACCTTGGTACTAATGAGAGAACTTTAGGTGGAGACAGAAGGGAGTATGGATTTGGAAAATTGCGTCATGGCATGGTGTTTGGGCAAAAAGCACATCCAACCTATGGAATCAGAGGAGCTGTAGCCCAGTTTGATGTGGTAAAAGCTTCAGGATTGGTTCCTAACAGAGATGCCATGCAAACACAAAAACATATCAGTTTGACGACCAAAGGAAAATTGATGATGGCGGATACTTGTACTAACGCAGAGGATCTGGTTGGGAAAATTGTAACTGCTGCACACTCTGGGAAGAGGTTTTATGTTGATTCAATACGTTATGATATGTCTGCAGAGAACTCTTTCCCTAGGAAAGAAGGTTATCTTGGTCCTCTCGAGTACAGTTCATATGCTGATTATTACAAGCAAAA GTATGGGGTTGATTTGATTTACAAGCAACAACCGCTTATAAGAGGGCGTGGTGTGTCATACTGTAAGAATCTTCTTTCCCCTCGATTCGAACACAGTGAAG CACATGAAGGAGAATCTGAAGAATCTCATGACAAAACATATTACGTGTTCCTTCCTCCTGAACTATGCCTAGTACACCCTCTTCCTGGATCACTTGTTCGGGGTGCCCAGAGATTGCCTTCAATCATGAGGAGGGTTGAAAGTATGCTACTTGCAGTTCAGCTTAGGAATATGATAAATTATCCTGTGCAGGCTTTGAAG ATCTTGGAGGCCTTGACTGCTGCATCTTGTCAGGAGACATTCTGCTATGAAAGGGCAGAGCTTCTTGGAGATGCTTACCTGAAATGGGTCGTTAGTCGATTTCTTTTCCTAAAATACCCGCAGAAACATGAGGGCCAACTTACTAGGATGAGGCAACAAATGGTCAGCAACATGGTTTTATATCAGTATGCATTAAGTAAAGGCCTTCAATCATATATTCAAGCAGATCGCTTTGCCCCATCAAGATGGGCGGCTCCTGGGGTACTGCCTGTCTTCGATGAGGATACCAAGGATGGAGAGTCAACTTTATTTGACCAGGATACATCCATTTCTAACACTGAGAGAATGGATTGTCACACTGATGAATATGAAGATGAGCTGGAAGATGGTGAGCTTGAGAGTGATTCAAGTTCTTACAGGGTACTGTCCAGCAAGACACTTGCTGATGTTGTGGAAGCACTCATTGGTGTATATTATGTCCAAGGAGGTAAGAGTGCCGCTAACCACCTTATGAACTGGATTGGCATTCAGATAGAGTTTGATCCTGATGAGATGGACTGTGCAAGAAAGCCTTTCAATGTTCCAGAGAGCATACTTAGGAGTGTTGATTTTGATGCTTTAGAAGGTGCTTTGAATATGAAGTTTAAAGACAGGGGGCTTCTGGTAGAAGCCATTACTCATGCGTCCAGACCATCATCAGGAGTATCCTGTTATCAGCGGTTGGAATTTGTTGGTGATGCAGTTTTGGACCATCTTATTACCAGGCATTTGTTTTTCACTTACACAAATTTGCCACCGGGACGATTGACTGACCTTCGGGCTGCTGctgtaaataatgaaaattttgctCGTGTTGCAGTTAAACACAATCTTCATGTGCATCTCCGACATGGGTCTAGTGCCTTAGAAAAGCAG ATCAAAGAATTTGTCAAGGAAGTTCAGGATGAATTGTCAAAGCCGGGATTTAACTCCTTTGGCCTGGGAGACTGCAAAGCTCCCAAGGTCCTTGGTGACATTGTTGAATCTATTGCTGGCTCCATTTTTCTTGATAGTGGAAGGGATACTACTATCGTTTGGAAG GTTTTTCAGCCTCTATTGCATCCCATGGTTACACCAGAGACTCTGCCAATGCATCCTGTGCGTGAGCTGCAAGAGCGATGCCAGCAGCAGGCCGAAGGCTTAGAATACAGAGCAAGTCGTGTTGGCAATCTGGCCACTGTTGAAGTATTCATTGATGGCGTGCAAGTTGGGGCCGCTCAAAATCCACAAAAGAAAATGGCTCAGAAATTAGCTGCCAGAAATGCCCTAGCTGCTTTGAAAGAAAAGGAGGTGGCAAAGAATCAGAAGAATGATGAAAATGGGAAAAAGAATGGAAACCAAACATTTACCAGACAAACATTAAACGATATTTGTTTGCGAAGAAATTGGCCTATGCCATTCTATCG ATGTGTGAATGAGGGCGGTCCAGCACATGCGAAGCGTTTCACATTTGCGGTGCGCGTCAATACTACTGATAGAGGATGGACAGATGAATGTGTTGGAGAGCCAATGCCCAGTGTCAAGAAGGCCAAAGACTCTGCTGCTGTTCTTCTCTTAGAACTACTAAATAAATTATACTCATGA